A part of Setaria viridis chromosome 8, Setaria_viridis_v4.0, whole genome shotgun sequence genomic DNA contains:
- the LOC140223669 gene encoding protein ALP1-like produces MDQKTKVVACTAAAYMLLSMMAMASIESRKRKQPARREGITYGPIDEKDRMRLEYLNNKIWKDDTVCVNILRLNRAKFFRFCNLFRDRGLLEDTIHCCVEQQVVMFLNTVGHNLRNRVVGTNFDRSGETVSRYFNRVLRAVGELRGELIRPPPLETPTKIQGNHKWDPYFKDCNGAIDGTHVRASVPKDMELSFRGRKSYASQNVMAAVDFDLRFTYVLAGWEGTAHDALVLRDALERENGLRVPQGKFYLVDAGYGAKPGFLPPFRGVHYHLNEWGNNPVQNEKELFNLRHSSLRITVERAFGCLKRRFKILDDATPFFPFPTQVDIVVTCCIIHNWVIQDGIDEFFIEDNNLSSYNYATTYSGQANEHTEMVNFRQSIADQMWADHQDNNIN; encoded by the exons ATGGATCAAAAAACCAAAGTTGTTGCTTGTACTGCTGCTGCATATATGTTGTTGTCAATGATGGCCATGGCTAGTATTGAGTCTAGAAAACGTAAGCAACCTGCAAGGAGAGAAGGTATTACTTATGGACCTATCGATGAAAAGGATAGGATGAGACTTGAGTACCTAAACAACAAAATTTGGAAGGATGATACAGTTTGTGTGAACATACTAAGACTAAATAGAGCCAAGTTCTTtcggttttgcaacctattcagGGATCGTGGTTTGCTTGAAGATACCATCCATTGTTGTGTCGAGCAGCAAGTGGTAATGTTTCTAAATACCGTGGGGCACAACCTTAGGAACAGAGTAGTTGGGACTAATTTTGATAGATCCGGAGAAACAGTCAGTCGTTATTTTAATAGGGTTCTTCGTGCTGTTGGTGAGCTACGAGGGGAATTAATTAGGCCACCGCCATTGGAAACTCCTACCAAAATACAAGGGAACCACAAATGGGATCCTTACTTTAAGGATTGTAATGGAGCCATCGATGGTACACATGTAAGAGCCTCTGTTCCTAAGGATATGGAGTTATCCTTTCGTGGTAGGAAGTCATATGCCTCTCAAAATGTAATGGCTGCCGTAGATTTTGATCTCCGGTTCACCTATGTATTGGCTGGTTGGGAGGGGACAGCACATGATGCACTAGTGTTACGAGATGCTTTGGAGCGTGAGAATGGACTTCGAGTGCCACAAG GCAAATTCTACCTAGTTGATGCCGGATATGGAGCAAAACCAGGATTCTTGCCCCCTTTTCGTGGTGTTCATTACCACTTGAATGAGTGGGGGAATAATCCTGTACAAAATGAGAAGGAGCTATTCAACCTTAGGCACTCATCTCTTCGTATCACAGTAGAGCGTGCATTTGGGTGTCTAAAGAGAAGATTCAAAATTCTCGATGATGCCactcctttctttccttttccaacTCAAGTAGACATTGTTGTTACTTGCTGCATCATTCACAATTGGGTTATACAAGATGGAATTGATGAGTTCTTCATAGAAGATAATAATTTGTCAAGTTATAACTATGCTACAACATACAGTGGACAAGCAAATGAGCATACCGAGATGGTTAATTTCAGGCAAAGCATTGCTGATCAGATGTGGGCAGACCATCAAGACAACAATATTAATTAG
- the LOC117834347 gene encoding uncharacterized protein, producing MDGHVEGLGRGTGVATWTSPMSNFMLKNVANVVASGVKIGKGFKKVYFNACARAVNEKFNTTLNGEQIKNHLKTWQRKWAKITRLKSLSASGFDEDNYIITLDEEHYNGHVHDHKVDAEYLNKPLENYAEMETIFGKDMATGKFAKDSSAPLGTKDGDTEDGAANGTEEDPSSVFEEGATSNARPNKRDKIVESAEDGLIGAFNRVGDKLAMAITQVAKSNNELPKDLFAKVNSLSVLGFNDLQISTYYAHLVANPLIGKAFYGLPFEHQLHWMAIFVSKKFPGQ from the exons ATGGATGGTCATGTTGAGGGACTTGGGAGAGGTACTGGTGTGGCTACCTGGACATCGCCAATGTCCAATTTCATGCTAAAAAATGTTGCCAATGTGGTTGCCAGTGGTGTTAAAATAGGAAAGGGCTTCAAAAAGGTCTATTTCAATGCATGTGCTAGAGCTGTCAATGAAAAATTCAACACTACGCTCAATGGTGAGCAGATTAAGAACCATCTGAAGACATGGCAAAGAAAGTGGGCAAAGATAACACGACTCAAGAGCTTGAGTGCATCTGGATTCGATGAAGATAACTACATCATCACCCTTGATGAGGAGCACTACAATGGCCATGTGCAC GATCACAAGGTTGATGCCGAGTATTTAAACAAGCCTCTTGAGAACTATGCTGAGATGGAAACAATCTTTGGGAAGGATATGGCTACAGGCAAGTTTGCAAAGGATTCAAGTGCTCCTCTTGGTACAAAAGATGGTGACACTGAAGATGGGGCTGCAAATGGTACAGAAGAGGATCCTAGCAGTGTTTTTGAGGAAGGGGCAACATCTAATGCAAGACCTAACAAGAGGGACAAGATTGTTGAAAGTGCAGAGGATGGGCTGATTGGTGCGTTCAACAGAGTTGGTGACAAGCTTGCCATGGCTATAACACAAGTTGCTAAATCAAACAATGAGCTGCCAAAAGATCTCTTTGCCAAAGTGAATAGCCTTTCAGTTTTAGGCTTTAATGATCTTCAGATATCCACGTACTATGCTCATCTGGTGGCCAATCCTCTCATTGGTAAAGCTTTCTATGGCTTGCCATTTGAGCACCAGTTACATTGGATGGCCATATTTGTTAGTAAGAAGTTCCCTGGACAGTAG